The nucleotide sequence cttatattcttatattcttatattcttatattcttatattcttatattcttatattcttatattcttatattcttatattcttatattcttatattcttatattcttatattcttatattcttatattcttatattcttatattcttatattcttatattcttatattcttatattcttatattcttatattcttatattcttatattcttatattcttatattcttatattcttatattcttatattcttatattcttatattcttatattcttatattcttatattcttatattcttatattcttatattcttatattcttatattcttatattcttatattcttatattcttatattcttatattcttatattcttatattcttatattcttatattcttatattcttatattcttatattcttatattcttatattcttatattcttatattcttatattcttatattcttatattcttatattcttatattcttatattcttatattcttatattcttatattcttatattcttatattcttatattcttatattcttatattcttatattcttatattcttatattcttatattcttatattcttatattcttatattcttatattcttatattcttatattcttatattcttatattcttatattcttatattcttatattcttatattcttatattcttatattcttatattcttatattcttatattcttatattcttatattcttatattcttatattcttatattcttatattcttatattcttatattcttatattcttatattcttatattcttatattcttatattcttatattcttatattcttatattcttatattcttatattcttatattcttatattcttatattcttatattcttatattcttatattcttatattcttatattcttatattcttatattcttatattcttatattcttatattcttatattcttatattcttatattcttatattcttatattcttatattcttatattcttatattctatatcaatcaaatatttagatatttttttcacttttaatttaatatatattatccTTTCTTACCTTATTCCATATGaagaacttgaaaaaataaacaaaaaagtaaatacttttcaaaaactgtATATAAAGGGGTTTATCGaattatttgcttctaaaaagttgaataaattttaatttttttataagaaaattttattattccttaaatatgtaacaataacaaatttgtaaacaaaaataaaaaaattcaaaccaaatgctcaaaatgcccaccatttacttcaatacactttatgatccgctttcgtaaagatctcttaatatcaaattatccttgtctattatttttaattacatccgcggcttcttctattttccgtcgcagttgtggaaaaaaagtaattttttctttgtaaactaatgctTCTTGGTGGtcaagcaaactcacttccacgaccaatccatcgatgcggaaactgtttgtttaagtattgacgaacttgtaaagaacaatgtggtggtgctccgtcgtgcaaaaaccacatattttatCTTAAAGCGAGAAGTATATCCTCTAGTGattcgtgtaaatgttcttgaagaaaatctgaATACagaggtccatttaaattgTTTGGCAGTTCAAAAGGACCTATTAAATATCCATatattacaccacaccaaatgttaaccttaaactcgAGCTGAAAGTGTGTTTCCCTCATAGCATGTGAattttcagaatcccacaaatgattatttttataattaaatattcgtCGTCTGGTAAATGTTGTCTCATcaataaaaagaattgtatccagaaaatctgggttaacattttgtttatcttgcaaaaaatgggcaaattgtagacgcttaggtaaatcttgaggtaataaattctggacaggagtgtaatgatattaatacaattttactCTTTTCAGTATTCTAGAAATAGATGATTGGCTTATACCTGTTTGCAGACTTAATCGGCGAGTACTGATATCTGGATTCTccgtaacacaaattaaaatttcatcttcttcatcggcagtgattttttttatagcaCCGTGCTCAGTTTTAGAGCGTAAAGACCCCGTTTCACCTAAGCGGTTGTAAAGATTTCGgtacagtttgtaattgggtCGCCTTCGATTTgggtataattgtgaatatcttcgagccgcagctggaccactataatttgactgagcaaacacacaaatcatatcgcgcatctcattattggaaaaatcgttatGCCTAGgcatattatttgataaataactatcacacttgttaattactaaattattaataaatggtATACTAATGTATTACTTATTCTTACTATTACCCAATTTTTGCTTCTACAAAAACTGTCTAAAAGTGACACAAGCCTacttaaaaaaaacgaaaaatttaacCCTACACAAACTGTCTAATAGCGATACAAGCCTACTTggaaagaaaacgaaaaattaaactacggcttaattcacgaatgtgattttgatattaagagatctttacgaaagtgGATCATAAAGTgaattgaagtaaatggtgggcattttgagcatttgctttgaagtttttgatttttgttcacaaatttgttattgtttcatatttaaagaataataaaattttttcatgaaaaaattaaatttattgaactttttagaagctaATAACTCGAttaccgattgagttacacgaatcaaagaagagtaacttttttttgtagaatttaacgcttcttaatattttcttattattttagttgtaagtttaacccaaaaaaaaagtttactttgatttaattaacacaaacaagtgtaactagcgccctctattagcaatgttaaattagagtgcaatttatgattcctcatgccaaatgacgtgaaattgccaattttaaaagagaaattgtgaaaacataaaaaattattgggaaaatcaaaatttaaatttaaactttgaacaccccgtatctcggaaactaggaatatttgcataaggaatgttgagcagaatcatcatattttgaggtctagaatctacagttcagagattggacattcttaatgaatcaccctgtataccCTATTCTTTAGGCTTATTTTAGAAATGGGAGTTATATATCGTTGCTTTGTTTGGAAAATTGAGTTCTGCATGTTCTGCAGCAAGATTAGTTTCCAAGGATTCTAACTTATCAACCTCTATAACAGTTCATTATGCCCTTTTTGAATCgcatcttcaaactacaaaagagtgttagatatttactcagactCAACAGTAGAGGTCACCACCATCTTTGAATATGTTTGCTCAATCTATAAGCTTTTTAGGAAGTTCATTGCACAACTATTCACTTTTCCACTTATGGTATGATATATTTCTTGGTGAAACTGCTGccttttatttatcatatattatgTGAAACTAGGAAAAGCCGCAAATGGAACTAATAATGTACTGAAATAGGTATAGGGCAATGTTTATCAAATACACGTGGTTTCGAATGGTTGAGAAAACGTTTTTATGTCAAAAACTGATGCAAATGTCGAAAAAATCGGTGATACGATTTAAATGAAAAGCGATTGCTCaaactattgaaattgataaagaaCAAATTTCACAGGATGCCTAGATGCTCGCTAAATATTTATACTGATTGTTGAAGTGTTATTGAAAACAACCCACATTTATTGTAAAGGATGATAACATAtggttttttataataatcatgGAATAAAAAGCCGATCCATGCAATGGAAAAACCTAAAAAGCTGTAAAACAGAGTTCAAAgcattgattattatttatttttatattcatgaaaTTTGGAAAGACaaagacctaacctaaccatgcTGGCAAAAATAATAGCCATTAAATTGTTTTGCGTAGAAGTTGGTTAAAACTTGTGTAAATTTATTGAAGGCGTAACAGATGACACCCGTTAGTGAAGGGTAAAGTTTTAAGACTCTATTGATGTCACTTagctaataataaataatttcgaacAGGTCGCAGTAGTTTCTCTGGCAGTCGAGACTCAAAATTTGTTGTGGGTTGGGTCGAAATTGCTTTTTACTACATTCTCCATTACTATAATAGGTCattgttaatgaaatttatttggaatattattttaatatgctCTATTGATGAAAGGTTAAGATATTCTCCGAAAGAACATTTACAGGATGATCCAGAAAAAACcaaaccaataaatattccaaataatattCCAGTTTCACCCGAGTTAATTTTAGGATACAATTGTGAACGTTATGTGGCATTATCAGCACTCTTCTTTGAAATCAGACTTcattaaatattgtataaattgttaattatttcatGTACTTGTTTGACAAATTTCCTGATTTGCTGCTTTTTGTCGTCCAAATTAGATCAACCACTCATCATCATCATACTAAGACTTCTTGAAACTATAAACCACATGGAAAGttgattacaaatttttatgCTGCCAATTTATCTCaacaaagttctagtttgattctattcttattttgatattcatgataacataaatacgcaaattatcAGTATcagtatcatattttgatactgattattagttattagaaaattagtcgatacacacacacacacacacatatatatatatatatatatatatatatatatatatatatacacgaaTACCTacaagttggaatttctggaaccgttggcgatatttatattgaatatactgacactgttcacaccaccactacaacactcacaattacactggcatcagtatctgaagacgataacttggttatcgaaacgcgcgtcagatagtgtaattgtgagtgttggtttggtggtagtgtaaacagtgtattcagtacgaATACCTACTACATATTATTTGATTACGAAAATAATATAAGTACGTCTATTATCAAAATCTTGGTATCAGAACTGCATTTGAGCGCCATTAGTTGAACATTACTGTTTTTAATCAATATGTTTGATATTATATGGATATAGAATGACAAAATTGCACTTCAATTGAATCGATCGTAGTATGAGACAGATAGTACATTATCTACTTGTGAATCTAGAATTTCGAGGTATGGAACAATGATGGAAAGGCCAAAATACTTGGAAAATTTATCTGTAGTGCTGCGAAAACTAGCTGGGATAATATccacatatttataaaatatcataGAAATGGAGTCatatatataaactttataagCAGGTAGGGCGTATATATCTCAATAGCTATGTAATACAAGACATTTTTGATATGGAAGGCGACAACTACATTTAGAAAACTTTTCGCAGCTTCCACGTTTCGACTTTCGAGTTAcagcactcacaattacactgtctgacgcgcgttctCATGACCAAGGTAAACTATTTCTCTTTagactctgaagacgataatttgattattgaaatGGAGACAGTCTTTACTTTGCAAATTAAAATACCGCATGTTTTTCTATAGTCTAACGAATTCCAAATAAAACTGGTCAGTTATATTATcagtacataaaaatattcagtttggtatatcaaaaaacatttaataaatttattaaaaaaacataagaacatttaattcaaaacatttaaatacattaaattactCATTATTTTACAGGTTAGAAGCACTTTTTTTAGATGTTCTCCGGTGGATGTCTTCAGGACATTCCCGTATAATACTCCAACAGTAATCTGCcataagtataataaaatacattttttaggttatgatcgATCGATACAAACCTGAACGTAGCTTCGCGATTTTGACAGCTTACCACGACGTCTTGCGGACTAATTAACCAAATTATAACATACTTAGAATTAGCGGcaccaaacaaaaatttttttttgtagaccTGTGTTATTTATCGCTCACTTATTACCAACGGAAATGAGTTCCTATTTTGTGCTAGTTAGTTAATGGTAGGACTGCTATTCACATTTATCGCGTTATAACTATGAGAAAAAATAGTGTTGTTTTTAACCGACTCTTTTCATAGTATAAAATTGTGCTGAAAAATATAGAGTATTGATGatcaaacattattttaaatatttctatttcaaataattttgaattatgtttTCGTTTTCTGCTAAATCAATAAACGATTCATAAATACTCAgttatttgtttctaatattaGTACTAATCTAATTGTGATAATAGAAACAGATGTAATGGATTAAATCgtgtttattatttcaaagtaaTGAATTAGATTTTCTGCTTCAGAGTACAGGAAATACTTTTTTTGAGAATTAGTtgcttatttttgttattaattttagttaTGTTACATTTAGATATTCActattaattggaaaatttattttctatgcTTATATGTCTATTATCCGTCTTCAGGACAATTTACAGAATTGAGATATGGACCATATCGGTCGATTGTAGTGCCGGATTAAGTtaggggcttggggggctatagccccgggttCCAGGTCCAAGAgagccccatcatttggaaatcattctgtattttttgatgtgttgataccacaaatctaacttattgatattatttttttaattttttcatacaaaagtGGGCCttgtcattattttagccccgggccttgtaaatcttaatccggccctggtcGATTTAATGAAGCATTTGCATTTAGTACCGCCAAATATTCTTTTTTAGAATATCAAATAtcacaattcaaattttttttttgttttcaagaaaTAAGATAATGAAAATCAGTAATTTCAGTaaagaatcaataaaaataaaattccaataaataattgCTTAGTTGTAAAGGAGATGATGTATAACCCATGAGGTATTTTGCCATAAATTGGACTCTGATGTAAGTCATTACGGCCTATATgcgaaaaatgttgaaaaaaaatactttccgCATATTCAGCGGtacaaataatgataaatattgtGACGGGTAAATAGTCTCAGGGCATTTGACGGTAACGGTCATAATTAATGTAGTGGAAATAAAGTGTGATGGGTACACCCTCGCACGCCCGGTTATAGtttaatttagagaaatattgaagatacaAGCACTATTAAAGTGTTTGTGGTGTTGTGATTAGTGTGATCAGTGGTTTAATAGAgtttaaaatgtgaaataattaatacatttttatccACGAATTTTTACTCGTGAGACGTTAAAATTTAGTTCCAGATGTGCTCCACGGAGGATTTGAAAATAGATCATGATTATGATCATTTGGGTTAAATCCTTTGTTTTCCTATTTTGAGAATCCACTTCCACAAAtccatttcataaaaaaatttttggtcatTTAAAGAGAATTTAATAATGTTTCGATAGAGAGATGACGCAGATGCTCAATAAttcgaatttttaatttttaattttcaagtgCAAAACAACTCGTGAACTTTCCTTTGTAATGTGTTCCAATAATACTACGGTtggtttttcgttttgaaaTTGTTATTCTCAAATCACACAAAACTGGTGAACGATATACATCAACATTTTACGATTCTTTGTAATCTTTTTTCCTAGAAAAGTTAGAATGCTCCTTCGGCTCACACttctatttaaaatacatttatcCATCTCAACACCCGAATGTTTTTCCTAACACGTGGTGCTATAATCACAAACCACAATAAACAATACTTGACGATACTCATCtacaaaaataactatattaaaGCATAGAGCTGATACATCGTGTACAGGTATCCGGGGTTGTGATCTACAACTGGACTATCATGACAGTCCACATGGGCATCACCAACTGCGATTCTCTATGTATATTTCatcttaataataaatacacttTAGGGTAGATATTTTTCATTGGGACACCATGCAGACGCATCTATGAATATCTTATTGATTTATATTCTCCATATGCATGATGGAActtctggaattattagaaaatatcgttttatccttcatttgaaaaatataattatccttttttcagaatttttcatACTTAATACGACGTTATGATAACTTGTTTACATGAACAATTTCAAATTCGGAGACTAATTCCTGACGAAAATTATGACGTGAAATTAATTTGAACCACTTTATCATTTCTATTGTGTCGTTTTAAATGCACGCTAAAGACAGAGAATAATTACTTGTTTTACGTaacatttatttcgaattttagaCCATTAGAatgtaaataatgagaaacaTTGTCAcagcaatttttattatctaatgaTTTTAATGCTCTAAATTTTGTTTCCTCAGTTTCTTGAGtttgacattgaaaaatattataggGAGTTAAGACACCCTCTTGATTCAACTCAACTAATTTTGGGCACACAATATGTACCAAGGCGCTGAGAAAAGCGATTGGGAAAAAGTGATTGTCTTAAAGACGGAAGCAATTGTTACCAATGtggaaaattttagaaattgcTTTCAACCCGCTAAAATTGTTGCTAAAGGCGTAATCATATTCtctagtttttaatttattaattttattattctaatagTAGACAGTCAAAATTGCTTCAAAACTGCCAGGAAacatttttgcaaatatttacaGTATACTTGCCCTTATTGGATCTCAACATCTCAATATTcatgataaatataaatttatctaTTCAGAAgtagtattttcaaatataaatattcgtGCTACAATTGTGAATgatatattgatgaaaaaatgagacaaaatttaaaaacacacTGACATACCTCACAACGGATATATCAAGGATGTAGAACTAACATAACTTAAATTCGAGAAAGAagcatataaataaattgatggttgtgctatgggggTATCCATATCAAGTGTTCCAGCACAAATAGTAATGGAAGATTTCGAGGAAACTGTCTAGAGAAATCTTAACATAAATATCCTAATTCTTTTTCCGTTATGTCTAAGATTGCATTTCTGCTTTACTTGGAATAAAAAATccattcttatcataaaaaatttcaattcacaatcgagaaATCATAAATAGCGTATTCAAAAGAAGGAAAAACtaacattataataattgagaaataaaaaaaaacctctttaccatatgtacaaggaatTTCACAACAACTTGCAAATTATTCTAAtagatataatattaaaatttgattaaatactATTATTTCTTGACACCAAATTCATTATAAACGGagacaatgaaattttgatcGACTGATACAGAAAATCAATAAGTTCTGGAAGATGTATCAATTATTATTCGATTACCCACGTAACACTAAACTTACTTTAATTAAACAGGTTAGAAATAGAGACCTCAAATTTCTATCCAATAGTTTAgaaaaatactgtacaaactGTTTTATGAAAACTCGTTTCCTTCATGTCGTTTGAAGTGAATTCTATATAATACATCTGGAACTGAGTTTGACAGGAGAAAAAACAGCAATAATTCGAACATTTCTATCGTACTTCTAAACGGAATCTtcaatcaatattatattaagATAGCATCAAAACCTCAATATTCACCCTATTTTCACTAAATTCAAAGATAAAACACCAACCAATGAAATGACTAAGatagtttattaaattcaaagCCACAgaaagttattaaataatatggGTCGAACTTGTTAAGAGTTACGAAATTTCCAAGTATTTTATGCAATTTACTTCAAATTAAAACTTGATAACTTGTGTGTTGTGATTGCAACAattctaattataataattgtagttTACAGTAAACAATATAGGAAATGCATATATACTAAGAAAtctgaagaaattattaatatttatactttaATTCTAGAAGTACTTGGCCCAGCaaagaaaatacgaaatttttggaaaaaaatatatttattttacaacgtaatctccttttagctcaaGATACTTTTCCCAACTATGTAcaataccatttttataataagttcctataagttcctcaaaatagccgaTAACTGCTAACATCACctcttcaattttggaaaatctttggcCGCCTAGCTAATTTTCCAatttggaaacagaaaataattataaggtGCTTAATCTGAAGAATAGGGTTGCagtaagttcgcataatactcgcctttatagtttttttttttgaagacagtcaatagaaattatttcacgcaaatctcaaaaaaccaacgccatgaccttgtctgcatATGGAACCGTCTTCGGCTTTTTTGGAGCCgattctctcttttcagtccattattttgattgttcttttgtttagGGTGAAGTGAtagacccacgtttcatccatggttatgaaacggcccATAAATTCgcctttatttctgtgaaacattgccaaacactcatTGGAAACATCTTAACAAcgctatttttgttccattgtgaacaaACGCGGTACCTATCttgtgcacagctttctcatatctaaattttcagctaatatgcgatgtatcgcacATTTTTGgaatgtctactatgtctgctagctcgcgcacttccaGTGGACGATCATCGAGTaccgtttaaactctgctatccaatCTTTTACTGTTGATATGAAGGATCAATCTCACCCTGATTAGAATCTAGGTCACCTTTTATATTGGCTGTACTAAGGTCTTTCAAATAGAAGTATTGTATTACCTAACGATGagcaattttttctatgtttacaaattcactgtactaccgccatctctaggtcaggccaggtacttctggaaccatcctcgtattttttAGTCTTTCTCCATTTTTTGTGTCCTAGGTAGGCGGAGGCGGCAAAGAAACTAAAATACATAACAAAACtctagtttttatatattttatatatatatatatatatatatatatatatatatatatatatatatatattgttatttatatagcGATATGTATggtaaaatatatcaaaatgtatcAATGAGATAACTTACCTACGATAAATTACTTACTGAATCTGATAGAAgctttttctgaaaaatatacctatagatattattatatatcattttatagcaaaaaaaatatttttaaggatCAAAAAgacatataataaaattatactatactatatattataaatatattatatatattataaatatattatatattataattataaataaaactaaaataaatgtattatatGATTATTACGATTTTCACTTAATATAGGTACGAGTATATCTTCAAGAGTAGTGGCTTCTTATGCGAGTTCCCTACATTTTGTAGTGCCATACCTACTACTTAGCAACCTGCTACTAGAAAATCTCTTAGTTTCGTAAGGCACACTTCTAATATAGTATATAACATATTCATAGTAATACGagacatattttttaagtaagtaccgttttggaatcaaaaaaaagaagtacaaagatatcgcaataattatattttattttatttatttaatctacttttctacataatttccgtgaatattgaggcacttctctggcaccagtttttgaataccctcctcataaaattctgccgcttgacttgttaaccactgtatcacaactgttttgacttcgttgtCGTCTTGATAACTCAATTTGCCACGTCTTTTATTCTGGATTCCACGACacagattgttcaatgtctcacgctgcattgattgtctcattacgaggccgaaactccactaggaatactccttttctgtcccaaaaaactgtgcacatgattttccgggcagaaattgtttgcttaaacttcacttttttgggtgatgatgaatgtcgccattccatggattgttgtctcgattctggtgtgacgtaggcgtctgttttctctcactttttcgtccactttctgcaccaaatcttcATTACTGATTGAAGGACGCCCACTCCGTTCTTCATGATGCACATTTGCGGCCATCTTTAAATGCTCTCacccatttccttaccattcctcatcactcataatgttttgtccgcAAACTTCACAGATCTCGCGATAAATATCgataaacgtcaatttttatctgtcttttatcaagaattattaaaaaaaattatatatatatatatatatatatatatatatatatatatatatatatatattgcatcaagtgttcttgattttaggtctcctgttttaaaattagttttttttttgataatttttaagagaaaaataaattttgacgtttcgaattTTCTTTCTAAGTTTTCTTGGGACAGTTttctcaagatcttccattactaattgtgctataacacttgaaataaaGGCCCCCATaacacaaccatca is from Diorhabda carinulata isolate Delta chromosome 1, icDioCari1.1, whole genome shotgun sequence and encodes:
- the LOC130895806 gene encoding LOW QUALITY PROTEIN: uncharacterized protein LOC130895806 (The sequence of the model RefSeq protein was modified relative to this genomic sequence to represent the inferred CDS: substituted 1 base at 1 genomic stop codon), which gives rise to MPRHNDFSNNEMRDMICVFAQSNYSGPAAARRYSQLYPNRRRPNYKLYRNLYNRLGETGSLRSKTEHGAIKKITADEEDEILICVTENPDISTRRLSLQTGISQSSISRILKRVKLYXYHYTPVQNLLPQDLPKRLQFAHFLQDKQNVNPDFLDTILFIDETTFTRRRIFNYKNNHLWDSENSHAMRETHFQLEFKVNIWCGVIYGYLIGPFELPNNLNGPLGYTSRFKIKYVVFARRST